The following are encoded together in the Serratia nematodiphila DZ0503SBS1 genome:
- a CDS encoding Na(+)-translocating NADH-quinone reductase subunit C, which translates to MANEAKNDGIGKTLLVVLLLCLVCSVVVAGSAVGLKSKQQERKLLDKQRNILDVAGLLQPKMESEQVKRLYSERIEPRLVDLNSGEFVAGKAAAFDLGAALRDDAKSVALAAGDDPAGIKRRSNQAEIYLVRDESGQVNKIVLPVYGTGLWSMMYAFVALDNDGNTVKGITYYDQGETPGLGGEVENPSWRQQWVGKQLFDDNGQPALRVVKGGARQGDVHGVDGLSGATLTSNGVQHTFDFWLGEHGFGPFLKKVREGALKNG; encoded by the coding sequence GTGGCGAATGAAGCGAAAAATGACGGCATCGGTAAAACGCTGCTGGTAGTGCTGCTGCTGTGTCTGGTGTGTTCAGTGGTGGTGGCGGGCTCCGCCGTCGGCCTGAAGTCCAAACAGCAGGAGCGAAAGCTGCTCGACAAGCAGCGCAATATTCTCGACGTAGCCGGCCTGTTGCAGCCGAAAATGGAGAGCGAGCAGGTCAAGCGCCTGTACAGCGAGCGCATCGAACCGCGCCTGGTGGATCTGAACAGCGGCGAGTTTGTCGCCGGCAAGGCGGCGGCGTTCGATCTGGGCGCCGCGCTACGCGACGACGCCAAAAGCGTGGCGCTGGCGGCGGGCGACGATCCGGCCGGCATCAAGCGCCGCAGCAACCAGGCGGAAATCTATCTGGTGCGCGATGAAAGCGGCCAGGTGAACAAGATTGTACTGCCGGTATACGGCACCGGCCTGTGGTCGATGATGTACGCCTTCGTGGCGCTGGATAACGATGGCAATACGGTCAAGGGCATCACCTACTACGACCAGGGGGAAACCCCGGGGCTGGGCGGTGAGGTCGAGAACCCGTCCTGGCGCCAGCAGTGGGTCGGCAAGCAGCTGTTCGACGACAACGGCCAGCCGGCGCTCCGCGTGGTGAAAGGCGGTGCGCGTCAGGGGGACGTACACGGGGTGGATGGCCTGTCCGGCGCCACGCTGACCTCCAACGGCGTGCAGCATACGTTTGATTTCTGGTTGGGCGAGCACGGCTTCGGCCCGTTCCTGAAAAAAGTTCGTGAAGGAGCGCTGAAAAATGGCTGA
- a CDS encoding NADH:ubiquinone reductase (Na(+)-transporting) subunit B — protein MGLKNYFEKIEHHFTPGGKLEKWYPLYEATTTVFYTPGTVTRGASHVRDAIDLKRMMILVWLAVFPAMFWGMYNVGQQAIPALHHLYSGDALQQVLAGDWHYRLAQWLGASLAADAGWVSKMVLGACYFLPIYAVVFVVGGFWEVLFAIIRKHEVNEGFFVTSILFALIVPPTLPLWQAALGITFGVVVAKEIFGGTGRNFLNPALAGRAFLFFAYPAQISGDLVWTSADGFSGATPLAQWSAGGAHSLSNVATGQSISWMDAFLGNIPGSIGEVSTLMILIGGAIILFGRVASWRIVAGVMLGMVASAMLFNAIGSDTNPMFAMPWYWHLVLGGFAFGMIFMATDPVSASFTNKGKWWYGILIGVMCVLIRVVNPAYPEGMMLAILFANLFAPLFDYLVVQANIKRRKARGE, from the coding sequence ATGGGCCTGAAGAATTATTTCGAGAAGATAGAGCATCACTTCACGCCGGGCGGCAAACTGGAAAAGTGGTACCCGCTGTATGAAGCGACCACCACGGTGTTTTACACCCCCGGCACGGTGACGCGCGGCGCTTCGCACGTGCGCGACGCCATCGATTTGAAACGCATGATGATCCTGGTGTGGCTGGCGGTGTTCCCGGCGATGTTCTGGGGCATGTACAACGTCGGCCAGCAGGCGATCCCGGCGCTGCACCATCTGTACAGCGGCGACGCGCTGCAACAGGTGTTGGCGGGCGACTGGCATTATCGCCTGGCGCAGTGGCTCGGCGCCTCGCTGGCGGCCGACGCCGGCTGGGTCAGCAAAATGGTGCTGGGCGCCTGTTACTTCCTGCCGATCTACGCCGTGGTGTTCGTCGTCGGCGGCTTCTGGGAAGTGCTGTTCGCCATTATCCGCAAGCATGAGGTCAACGAAGGTTTCTTTGTCACCTCTATCCTGTTCGCGCTGATCGTGCCGCCGACCCTGCCGCTGTGGCAGGCCGCGCTGGGCATCACCTTCGGCGTGGTGGTGGCCAAAGAGATCTTCGGCGGCACCGGGCGCAACTTCCTCAACCCGGCGCTGGCCGGCCGCGCCTTCCTGTTCTTCGCCTATCCGGCGCAGATCTCCGGCGATCTGGTGTGGACTTCCGCGGACGGTTTCTCCGGCGCGACGCCGCTGGCGCAGTGGAGCGCGGGCGGGGCGCACAGTCTGAGCAACGTAGCCACCGGCCAGTCCATCAGCTGGATGGACGCTTTCCTCGGCAACATTCCCGGCTCGATCGGTGAGGTGTCCACGCTGATGATCCTGATCGGCGGGGCGATTATCCTGTTCGGCCGCGTGGCCTCCTGGCGCATCGTCGCCGGGGTAATGCTCGGCATGGTGGCTTCCGCCATGCTGTTCAACGCCATCGGTTCCGATACCAACCCGATGTTCGCCATGCCGTGGTACTGGCATCTGGTGCTGGGCGGCTTCGCCTTCGGCATGATCTTTATGGCGACCGACCCGGTTTCCGCCTCCTTCACCAATAAGGGGAAATGGTGGTACGGCATTCTGATTGGCGTGATGTGCGTGCTGATTAGGGTGGTCAACCCCGCCTATCCGGAAGGCATGATGCTGGCGATCCTGTTCGCCAACCTGTTCGCGCCGCTGTTCGATTACCTGGTGGTGCAGGCCAACATCAAGCGGAGAAAAGCCCGTGGCGAATGA
- the lpcA gene encoding D-sedoheptulose 7-phosphate isomerase: protein MYHDLIRSELNEAADTLAKFINDDANIDAIQRAAVLLADSFKAGGKVISCGNGGSHCDAMHFAEELTGRYRENRPGYPAIAISDVSHLSCVSNDFGYEYVFSRYVEAVGREGDVLLGISTSGNSGNIIKAIDAARAKGMKVITLTGKDGGKMAGSADVEIRVPHFGYADRIQEIHIKAIHILIQLIEKEMVKA, encoded by the coding sequence ATGTACCACGACCTTATTCGCAGTGAACTGAACGAAGCGGCTGATACCCTGGCGAAATTTATCAATGACGACGCCAACATCGACGCCATCCAACGCGCGGCGGTGCTGCTGGCGGATTCCTTCAAAGCCGGCGGTAAAGTGATTTCCTGCGGCAACGGCGGTTCCCATTGCGACGCGATGCATTTCGCCGAAGAGCTGACCGGCCGCTACCGCGAAAACCGCCCGGGCTACCCGGCGATTGCCATCTCGGACGTGAGCCACCTGTCCTGCGTCAGCAACGACTTCGGCTATGAGTATGTGTTCTCGCGCTATGTGGAAGCGGTGGGCCGCGAAGGCGACGTGCTGCTGGGCATTTCCACCTCCGGCAACTCCGGCAACATCATCAAGGCTATCGACGCGGCGCGTGCCAAGGGGATGAAAGTGATCACCCTGACCGGCAAGGACGGCGGCAAGATGGCGGGTTCCGCCGATGTGGAAATTCGCGTGCCGCACTTCGGTTACGCCGATCGCATTCAGGAAATCCATATTAAAGCGATTCACATCTTGATTCAGCTGATCGAAAAAGAGATGGTTAAGGCGTAA
- the mtnK gene encoding S-methyl-5-thioribose kinase: MSLYRTFTAADAVEYARQYGQVADPQALVSADEIGDGNLNLVFKIRDREGVSRVIVKQALPYVRCVGESWPLTLDRARIEAETLLIHGGFCPRHTVKVLHHDPELAVMVQEDLSDHRIWRSELVQGNYHPLAAGQLAEYLAQTLFHTSDFYQPAQQKKAEVSRFTNPELCQITEDLFFTDPYIDHERNQFEAALLPQVQALREDAPLKLAVAGLKHRFLSKAEALLHGDIHSGSIFVAEGRLKAIDAEFGFYGPIGFDVGTALGNLLLNYCGQPGLFGPRDAAAGREQRLQDVRELWLIFADRFLALCHQQSRDAALATPGYAEQFLLQVWTDAIGYCGTELIRRTIGLAHVADLDSIADADMRLGCQRHALGLGRTLIVNAPQIEHIDALLARIRQQG, from the coding sequence ATGTCGCTTTATCGTACGTTTACGGCTGCCGATGCCGTTGAATACGCCCGCCAATACGGGCAGGTGGCCGATCCGCAGGCGCTGGTCAGCGCCGACGAGATCGGCGACGGCAACCTGAACCTGGTGTTCAAGATCCGCGATCGCGAAGGCGTGAGCCGGGTGATCGTCAAACAGGCGCTGCCCTACGTGCGCTGCGTGGGCGAATCCTGGCCGCTGACGTTGGATCGGGCGCGCATCGAAGCGGAAACGCTGTTGATCCACGGCGGTTTCTGCCCGCGGCATACGGTAAAAGTCTTGCATCACGATCCCGAGTTGGCGGTGATGGTGCAGGAAGATCTCTCCGATCATCGCATCTGGCGCAGTGAACTGGTGCAGGGGAACTATCATCCGCTGGCGGCCGGGCAGCTGGCGGAATACCTGGCGCAGACGTTGTTTCACACCTCCGATTTTTATCAGCCGGCGCAGCAGAAAAAGGCGGAAGTCAGTCGCTTCACCAACCCCGAGCTGTGCCAGATCACCGAAGATCTGTTCTTTACCGATCCCTATATCGACCATGAGCGCAATCAGTTCGAGGCGGCGCTGTTGCCGCAGGTGCAGGCGCTGCGTGAGGATGCGCCGCTGAAGCTGGCGGTCGCCGGCCTGAAACACCGCTTCCTCAGCAAGGCGGAGGCGTTGTTGCATGGGGATATCCACAGCGGTTCAATTTTCGTGGCGGAAGGGCGATTGAAAGCGATCGACGCTGAATTCGGTTTCTACGGCCCGATCGGTTTTGATGTCGGCACTGCGTTAGGCAATCTGCTGCTCAACTATTGCGGCCAGCCTGGGCTGTTCGGGCCGCGCGACGCCGCCGCCGGGCGCGAGCAGCGTCTGCAGGATGTGCGCGAGCTGTGGCTGATCTTTGCCGATCGTTTCCTGGCGCTGTGCCATCAGCAAAGCCGCGATGCGGCGCTGGCGACGCCGGGTTACGCCGAGCAGTTCCTGCTGCAGGTCTGGACTGATGCGATAGGGTACTGCGGTACCGAGCTGATTCGGCGCACTATCGGCCTGGCGCACGTCGCCGATCTGGACAGCATCGCCGACGCCGACATGCGCCTCGGCTGTCAGCGTCATGCGCTGGGCTTGGGGCGCACGCTGATCGTCAATGCGCCGCAGATCGAGCATATCGATGCGCTGTTGGCGCGTATTCGTCAGCAAGGCTGA
- a CDS encoding NADH:ubiquinone reductase (Na(+)-transporting) subunit D has protein sequence MADSKEIKRVLLGPLFDNNPIALQVLGVCSALAVTTKLETAVVMTIAVTLVTAFSSFFISLIRHHIPNSVRIIVQMAIIASLVIVVDQLLRAYAFEISKQLSVFVGLIITNCIVMGRAEAYAMKSPPIESFMDGIGNGLGYGVILVLVGFLRELIGSGKLFGVPVLETVQNGGWYQPNGLFLLAPSAFFIIGLLIWVLRTLKPAQIEKE, from the coding sequence ATGGCTGATTCCAAAGAAATAAAGCGGGTCCTGCTGGGGCCGCTGTTCGACAATAACCCGATCGCCCTGCAGGTGCTGGGCGTCTGTTCGGCGCTGGCGGTGACCACCAAGCTGGAGACGGCGGTGGTGATGACCATTGCGGTGACGCTGGTGACCGCGTTCTCCAGCTTCTTCATCTCGCTGATCCGTCACCATATTCCCAACAGCGTGCGCATCATCGTGCAGATGGCGATCATCGCCTCGCTGGTGATCGTGGTCGATCAGTTGCTGCGCGCCTATGCGTTCGAGATCTCCAAGCAGCTGTCGGTGTTCGTCGGCCTTATCATCACCAACTGCATCGTGATGGGGCGCGCCGAGGCCTACGCCATGAAGTCGCCGCCGATCGAGAGCTTTATGGATGGCATCGGCAACGGGCTGGGCTACGGGGTGATCCTGGTGCTGGTCGGTTTCCTGCGCGAGCTGATCGGCTCCGGTAAGCTGTTTGGCGTGCCGGTGTTGGAAACGGTGCAGAACGGCGGCTGGTATCAGCCGAACGGCCTGTTCCTGCTGGCGCCGAGCGCGTTCTTCATCATCGGCCTGCTGATCTGGGTGCTGCGCACTCTGAAGCCGGCGCAGATCGAAAAGGAGTAA
- the fadE gene encoding acyl-CoA dehydrogenase FadE, with product MMVLSIVVFLALLGVVFYHRVNLTLSSLILVAYTAAMGAIGLWSFWLLLPLAIVLLPLNLSSVRRSLLSAPALRAFRKVMPPMSTTEKEAIDAGTTWWEGDLFRGAPDWNKLHSYPKPRLTEEEQAFIDGPVEEACRMANDFQITHELADLPPELWAYLKEHRFFAMIIKKEYGGLEFSPYAQAMVLQKLAGVSGILAITVGVPNSLGPGELLQHYGTEEQKNHYLPGLARGDEIPCFALTSPEAGSDAGAIPDVGTVCMGEWQGKQVLGMRLTWNKRYITLAPVATVLGLAFKLHDPNRLLSDNESPGITCALIPTSTPGVEIGNRHFPLNVPFQNGPTRGTDVFVPIDYIIGGPKMAGQGWRMLVECLSVGRGITLPSNSTGSLKSIALATGAYAHIRRQFKISIGKMEGIEEPLARIAGNTYVMDAAASLITYALVQGEKPAVLSAIVKYHCTHRGQQSIVDAMDIAGGKGIMLGESNFLARAYQGAPIAITVEGANILTRTMMIFGQGAIRCHPYVLDEMAAAQNNDLNAFDKSLFGHLGHVGSNKVRSFWLGLTNGRTSATPTKDATRRYYQQLNRLSANLALLSDVSMGVLGGSLKRRERISARLGDILSQMYLASAVLKRFDDEGRQKEDLPLVHWGVQDSLHKAEQALDDLLRNFPNRFIAGALRFVVFPFGRVHTAPSDRLDHQLAKILQVPSATRSRLGRGQYLTPSEHNPIGLLEAALADVMAAEPIHERLCKAVGKNLPFTRLDRLAERALEEGKISADEAKILVKAEESRLRSINVDDFAPDALAAAKPEKPAAQSKRQQQTEAA from the coding sequence ATGATGGTTCTTAGTATCGTCGTTTTCCTGGCTCTCCTCGGCGTGGTGTTCTACCACCGAGTGAACCTTACCCTCAGCAGCCTGATCCTGGTGGCGTACACCGCCGCCATGGGCGCGATCGGCCTGTGGAGCTTCTGGCTGTTGCTGCCGCTGGCGATCGTGCTGCTGCCGCTGAACCTTTCCTCTGTGCGTCGCTCTCTGCTCTCCGCGCCGGCGCTGCGCGCCTTCCGCAAGGTGATGCCGCCGATGTCCACCACCGAGAAGGAAGCGATCGACGCGGGCACCACCTGGTGGGAAGGCGATCTGTTCCGCGGTGCGCCGGACTGGAACAAGCTGCACAGCTACCCGAAACCGCGCCTGACGGAAGAAGAGCAGGCGTTTATCGACGGCCCGGTGGAAGAAGCCTGCCGCATGGCCAACGACTTCCAGATCACCCATGAACTGGCCGATCTGCCGCCTGAACTCTGGGCGTACCTGAAAGAACACCGTTTCTTCGCGATGATCATCAAGAAAGAGTACGGCGGCCTGGAATTCTCCCCTTACGCTCAGGCGATGGTGCTGCAAAAACTGGCCGGCGTTTCCGGCATCCTGGCGATCACCGTCGGCGTGCCAAACTCCCTCGGCCCGGGCGAACTGCTGCAGCACTACGGTACCGAAGAACAGAAAAACCACTACCTGCCGGGCCTGGCGCGCGGCGACGAAATCCCTTGCTTCGCGCTGACCAGCCCGGAAGCGGGTTCCGATGCCGGCGCGATCCCGGACGTGGGCACCGTGTGCATGGGCGAATGGCAAGGCAAGCAGGTGCTGGGCATGCGCCTGACCTGGAACAAGCGCTACATCACGCTGGCGCCGGTCGCCACCGTACTGGGCCTGGCGTTCAAACTGCATGACCCGAACCGCCTGCTGAGCGACAACGAATCCCCGGGCATCACCTGTGCGCTGATCCCGACCAGCACGCCGGGCGTGGAAATCGGCAACCGCCACTTCCCGCTGAACGTGCCGTTCCAGAACGGCCCGACCCGCGGCACCGACGTGTTCGTGCCGATCGATTACATCATCGGCGGGCCGAAAATGGCCGGCCAGGGCTGGCGCATGCTGGTTGAATGTCTGTCGGTCGGTCGCGGCATCACCCTGCCGTCCAACTCCACCGGCAGCCTGAAATCCATCGCCCTGGCGACCGGCGCCTACGCGCACATTCGCCGTCAGTTCAAGATCTCCATCGGCAAGATGGAAGGGATCGAAGAACCGTTGGCGCGCATCGCCGGCAACACCTATGTGATGGACGCCGCCGCTTCGCTGATCACCTATGCGCTGGTGCAGGGCGAGAAACCGGCCGTGCTGTCGGCCATCGTCAAATACCACTGTACGCACCGCGGCCAGCAGTCGATCGTTGACGCCATGGACATCGCCGGCGGTAAAGGCATCATGCTGGGCGAATCCAACTTCCTGGCTCGCGCCTATCAGGGCGCACCAATCGCCATCACGGTGGAAGGCGCGAACATCCTGACTCGGACCATGATGATCTTCGGCCAGGGCGCGATCCGCTGCCATCCTTATGTGCTGGATGAAATGGCGGCGGCGCAGAACAACGATCTGAACGCCTTCGATAAATCGCTGTTCGGTCACCTGGGCCACGTCGGCAGCAACAAGGTACGCAGCTTCTGGCTGGGCCTGACCAACGGCCGCACCAGCGCCACGCCAACCAAGGACGCGACCCGCCGTTACTATCAACAGTTGAACCGCCTGAGCGCCAACCTGGCGCTGCTGTCGGACGTTTCCATGGGCGTGCTGGGCGGCAGCCTGAAGCGCCGTGAGCGCATCTCCGCTCGCCTGGGGGATATCCTCAGCCAGATGTACCTGGCTTCCGCCGTGCTGAAACGCTTTGACGACGAAGGCCGTCAGAAAGAAGATCTGCCGCTGGTGCATTGGGGCGTGCAAGACAGCCTGCATAAAGCCGAACAGGCGCTGGATGATCTGCTGCGCAACTTCCCGAACCGCTTTATCGCCGGCGCGCTGCGCTTCGTGGTCTTCCCGTTCGGCCGCGTGCATACCGCACCGTCCGATCGCCTGGATCATCAGCTGGCCAAGATCCTGCAGGTGCCTTCCGCCACCCGCAGCCGTCTGGGACGCGGCCAGTACCTGACGCCGAGCGAGCATAACCCAATCGGCCTGCTGGAAGCGGCGCTGGCCGACGTGATGGCCGCCGAGCCGATTCACGAACGCCTGTGCAAGGCGGTCGGCAAAAACCTGCCGTTCACCCGTCTGGATCGTTTGGCGGAGCGCGCGCTGGAAGAAGGCAAGATCAGCGCCGACGAGGCGAAGATCCTGGTGAAAGCCGAAGAGAGCCGCCTGCGCTCCATCAACGTGGACGACTTTGCGCCGGATGCGCTGGCGGCCGCCAAGCCGGAAAAGCCGGCGGCGCAGTCTAAGCGCCAGCAGCAGACCGAAGCGGCTTAA
- a CDS encoding Hok/Gef family protein, with protein MQQKRVVLKLVIVCMTLIAFIWLTRGSLCELRIRLGDSEVAATLAYESER; from the coding sequence ATGCAGCAAAAACGGGTCGTGCTTAAACTGGTGATCGTCTGTATGACGCTGATCGCGTTCATCTGGCTCACCCGCGGTTCGCTGTGCGAACTGCGCATCAGGTTGGGAGACTCGGAGGTTGCGGCCACTTTGGCTTACGAATCCGAACGGTAA
- the dpaA gene encoding peptidoglycan meso-diaminopimelic acid protein amidase, with protein MSKIALLFAMLVSMPMITACSASEQVPEAPVVKQQLLGSPVYIQIFKEERKLELYARMGNEFRLVNTFPICNFSGGLGPKRREGDFKSPEGFYSVDARHLKPDSKYYRAINIGFPNDYDKSQGYSGAYLMIHGECKSIGCYAMTNTYMDEIYRYVEAAFAYGQSRVDISIYPFRMTEQNLKRHASSSYIAFWRQLKPGYDYFAKNRQPPTMGVVNGQYVLGQPLMSSGGMMTQYASASPTPNTNPFAQNKPLTEVK; from the coding sequence ATGAGCAAAATCGCGCTGTTGTTTGCGATGCTTGTTTCTATGCCGATGATCACGGCCTGCAGCGCCAGCGAGCAGGTACCCGAAGCGCCGGTAGTTAAACAGCAATTATTGGGTTCGCCGGTCTATATTCAGATCTTCAAAGAGGAACGCAAGCTGGAATTGTATGCCAGAATGGGCAATGAATTCCGCCTGGTCAACACGTTCCCGATCTGTAATTTCTCCGGCGGGCTGGGTCCTAAACGTCGTGAAGGCGACTTTAAAAGTCCTGAAGGCTTTTATAGCGTTGACGCGCGCCATCTGAAACCCGACAGCAAGTATTATCGGGCGATCAATATCGGTTTCCCTAACGATTACGATAAGTCGCAGGGCTATTCCGGCGCTTATCTGATGATCCACGGCGAATGTAAATCGATCGGCTGTTACGCGATGACCAACACCTATATGGATGAGATCTATCGCTACGTCGAAGCCGCCTTCGCCTATGGCCAAAGCCGCGTCGACATCAGCATCTACCCGTTCCGCATGACCGAACAGAACCTGAAACGCCATGCGTCATCCAGCTATATCGCCTTCTGGCGCCAGCTGAAGCCGGGCTACGATTACTTCGCGAAGAACCGCCAACCGCCGACAATGGGCGTGGTCAATGGCCAGTACGTCTTGGGCCAACCGCTGATGAGCAGCGGCGGCATGATGACGCAGTACGCGTCAGCCAGCCCGACGCCCAACACCAACCCCTTCGCTCAGAACAAGCCGCTCACCGAAGTGAAATAA
- a CDS encoding class II glutamine amidotransferase yields MCELLGMSANVPTDICFSFTGLVQRGGRTGPHKDGWGITFYEGNGCRTFKDPQPSFNSPIARLVQDYPIKSCAVVSHIRQANRGEVALENTHPFTRELWGRNWTYAHNGQLKGYRQLDTGTFRPVGQTDSEYAFCWLLHQLALKYPRTPSQWPAVFRYIGLLASQLRKKGVFNMLLSDGRFVMAYCSTNLYWITRRAPFGKATLLDQDVEIDFQQQTTPNDVVTVIATQPLTANETWHKIEPGEFALFHFGERLVLSEGVGVGRRAG; encoded by the coding sequence ATGTGTGAACTGCTCGGGATGAGCGCAAACGTACCGACCGATATCTGCTTCAGCTTTACCGGCCTGGTACAGCGCGGCGGCCGCACCGGGCCGCATAAGGATGGCTGGGGCATTACCTTCTATGAAGGGAACGGCTGCCGTACATTCAAGGATCCGCAGCCGAGCTTCAACTCGCCGATCGCCCGCCTGGTGCAGGACTACCCGATCAAGTCTTGCGCGGTGGTGTCCCATATTCGCCAGGCCAACCGCGGCGAAGTGGCGTTGGAAAACACCCATCCGTTCACCCGTGAACTGTGGGGCCGCAACTGGACCTATGCGCACAACGGCCAATTGAAAGGCTATCGCCAGCTGGATACCGGCACGTTCCGCCCGGTCGGCCAGACCGACAGCGAATACGCGTTCTGCTGGCTGCTGCACCAGCTGGCGCTGAAATATCCGCGCACCCCGAGCCAGTGGCCGGCGGTATTCCGCTACATTGGCCTGTTGGCGAGCCAGCTGCGCAAGAAAGGGGTATTCAATATGCTGTTGTCGGACGGGCGCTTCGTGATGGCGTATTGTTCCACCAACCTGTATTGGATCACGCGCCGCGCGCCGTTCGGCAAGGCGACGTTGCTTGATCAGGACGTGGAGATTGATTTTCAGCAACAGACCACACCGAACGATGTGGTCACGGTGATTGCCACCCAACCGCTGACCGCCAACGAAACCTGGCACAAGATTGAGCCAGGCGAGTTCGCGTTATTTCACTTCGGTGAGCGGCTTGTTCTGAGCGAAGGGGTTGGTGTTGGGCGTCGGGCTGGCTGA
- a CDS encoding Na(+)-translocating NADH-quinone reductase subunit A, whose protein sequence is MIKIRKGLDLPIAGVPVQAIQDGPNIQHVALLGEEYVGMRPSMLVQEGDTVKKGQALFEDKKNPGVFFTAPASGRIAAINRGERRVLQSVVIALENGGDDQLEFAHYPLGELSQLPREQVESELIASGLWTALRTRPFSKTPSPGSEPRAIFVTAMDTQPLAADPQVIIAEQQAAFNAGLVVLARLTAGKVHVCHAAGASVGQQSGPQIAYSEFAGPHPAGLAGTHIHFLEPVSLKKTVWHIGYQDVIAIGTLFTTGKLDTRRVVALAGPQVAQPALLRTRLGASLDELTAGRLKGGENRVISGSVLNGMHAAGPNAWLGRFHSQVSVLEEGRDKELFGWIVPSPNKFSITRTTLGHFLKNKLFAFSTTTNGGERAMVPIGNYERVMPLDILPTLLLRDLLAGDSDSAQALGCLELDEEDLALCTFVCPGKYEYAPVLREVLTKIEQEG, encoded by the coding sequence ATGATTAAGATCAGAAAAGGGTTAGATCTGCCGATAGCCGGGGTTCCGGTTCAGGCGATCCAAGATGGCCCGAACATTCAGCATGTCGCCCTGCTTGGGGAAGAGTATGTCGGAATGCGCCCCTCCATGCTGGTGCAGGAAGGCGATACCGTTAAGAAAGGCCAGGCGTTGTTCGAAGACAAGAAAAACCCCGGGGTTTTCTTCACGGCACCCGCCAGCGGCCGCATCGCCGCGATTAACCGCGGCGAGCGGCGCGTATTGCAATCGGTGGTGATTGCGCTGGAAAACGGCGGCGACGATCAGCTCGAGTTCGCGCACTACCCGCTGGGTGAACTGAGCCAGCTGCCGCGTGAACAGGTCGAAAGCGAACTGATCGCCAGCGGCCTGTGGACCGCGCTGCGCACCCGCCCGTTCAGCAAAACGCCGAGCCCCGGCAGCGAGCCGCGCGCCATTTTCGTCACCGCGATGGATACCCAACCGTTGGCCGCCGATCCGCAGGTGATCATCGCCGAACAGCAGGCGGCGTTCAACGCCGGGCTGGTGGTGCTGGCGCGCCTGACGGCGGGCAAGGTGCACGTGTGCCATGCCGCCGGCGCCTCGGTTGGCCAGCAGAGCGGCCCGCAGATCGCCTACAGCGAATTTGCCGGCCCGCATCCCGCCGGGCTGGCGGGCACCCACATTCACTTCCTTGAACCGGTCAGCCTGAAGAAAACCGTTTGGCACATCGGTTACCAGGACGTGATCGCCATAGGCACGCTGTTCACCACCGGCAAGCTCGATACCCGCCGTGTGGTGGCGCTGGCCGGGCCGCAGGTGGCGCAGCCGGCGCTGCTGCGCACCCGCCTGGGGGCCAGCCTCGATGAGCTGACCGCCGGCCGCCTGAAAGGCGGCGAGAATCGGGTGATCTCCGGTTCGGTGCTGAACGGCATGCACGCCGCCGGGCCGAACGCCTGGCTCGGCCGCTTCCACTCGCAGGTGTCGGTGCTGGAAGAAGGGCGCGACAAAGAGCTGTTCGGTTGGATCGTGCCCTCGCCGAACAAGTTTTCCATTACCCGCACCACGCTGGGCCACTTCCTGAAGAACAAACTGTTCGCCTTCTCAACCACCACCAACGGCGGCGAGCGCGCCATGGTGCCGATCGGCAACTACGAGCGGGTGATGCCGCTGGATATTTTGCCGACGCTGCTGCTGCGCGATCTGCTGGCGGGCGACAGCGACAGCGCGCAGGCGCTGGGTTGTCTGGAGCTGGACGAGGAAGATCTGGCGCTGTGCACCTTCGTTTGCCCCGGCAAGTATGAGTACGCGCCGGTGCTGCGCGAGGTGCTGACCAAGATTGAGCAGGAAGGATAA